The sequence below is a genomic window from Cohaesibacter gelatinilyticus.
TCAATTTAGGCTTTGCATCATTGATGTCTTCATTGATTGGGATACCTTCGGTTGCCGTGATTATTGCTGTCCTGATCATGGATAGGAAAAACGAGGAGAAAGGCCTACCTACATGGAAGGCCAGGTACAAAGCATGGCAAGAAAGGCGAGGATTTCGCCCAAAACAAGAAGCGTCTGAGTTGACCGAGCCGCAAGACGGAACGGTTTCGGCGGCGTTCGACGTACCTCCGCAGAGGGGCTGAAGTAAATGCTGAGAGCCGCATGGGAAGTATACCAAGCTCTGGAAACCTTACAGGCAAACAAGCGAGCGCGAGAACAAGAGGAACGAGCCCTCGAATCCATTGAAGAAAATCGCCGTGTTCGAGAAGCGCTGGAAACACTGGAAGCTTCCGAGCTGTTAGGTTCTGGCCGATTGGGAAACTTGGCGGATGCCAAACAAGAAAGAATGCTCGACAATGCAGGTTTGTTCTTAGGAGCCCTTGAAGGCCAGCCGCTCTTCTACAACGGAGATATGCATCTCCTGAACTATGGGATGACCCGATCCGGTAAGGGGCGCGATATTGTGCTGCCCAATCTTGCGCATGTGTTCAATCGCTCACTTGTCGTCAACGACATTAAGGACGGAGAAAACGCTTATGCGAGCGCCGAGTATCGTAAGTCTCGCGGTCATCGGATCGTTGCGATAAATCCTTACGGGAAGCATGGTATTCCCTCCTTCAAACTCAATCCGTTTCAAAGAATAATCAACAAAGCACAGCGTGGTGAGAGCGTGACCGAAGACGCTCTGCAACTGTGTATGTCTTTGGTGCCACCAAAAAAAGAAAAGGACGGTTGGGTTGCGGCTGGAGCGCAGCAGATCCTAGCAACTTGGCTGGAATTCAACGCACGCTTCAGGCCCGACAGTTGCACGCTTTCCAATATGTGGCGGTTTGTATTTAAGGATTTCGTTGAAACTGTAACAGCTATTCTCGATTGCGGAGATGAGGCGCTTGCCGGGCTTGCTGTGAAGATCGTAGATTTAAGAGAAAGCACCGATCAATGGAACGCATACGAAAGTGAACTAACCACAGCTCTTTGGAATTTCAGACCTGATAGTCCGCTTGCAGCAGTGACGGATACATCAAATTTCAATCCCGCTGATATGCGGCACGAAAAAACTACGCTTTATTTGATTGGAGATTCAGATCGGCTCGAGGCCTGTTCAAGTTGGGTATCACTGACAGTTTCAGCGATTGTAAATGCCTGCGCGCAGGAACCCGGACCCGTACCGGTTACTGCCCTTATCGATGAGCTCGCCAACCTTCCTTACATGGCTGTCATTCCCAAGGCACTTACCCTTTATGCCGGTAAGGGTGTACAACTCTGGGGGTTTTGCCAAGGACGCGCGGCACTCAGATCGAAAGGGTATACGGATCACACCATTGCGAACTTTGAAAGCCAATCCGGCGTCTTGCACATGTGGCTCGTCACCGAGCCCGATTTGCTGCGCGATATCGAAACATGGAGCGGTAAAACAGCGGTGGCAACGCGTGGCATCAATCAGTCAGGTGGTCAGGTCGCGAGCGCGTCATTTAGCACAACTGAACATGCACGACCAGTGCTTCAGTCGGAGGATATAACTGCTATCGGTGAAGGTAAGCAAATTGTACGGACCGGCAAGATTGGCGGGACGCGCCTCTATATCGCTGATCGAGTTCCGTGGTTTGAAGTTCCCAGATGGAAAGATGCGCTCAGGGATGTTCGCGAGGTTCATTTCGGAAACAACTAGTCACCCAATGCTTCTTCCGCTTCTTTTATAGCCTTGTCAAAATCAATTTCCTTGAGGAAGGCTTGCGTTCTAGGTGAATTCAGTTCTGCCTCGAATAACGCTTCTGCCAACTCTTTGTTACTGGCAGCATGGCCTGCTGCAGAAACCGCAAACTCATGATACTCAAGCGTTGACCGCGCAAGGCTTGCTTCGTAGGCTGCATACAACATTGCACTAAAAACGGTACGCGGTTGACGTCCGTCCTCAATCAGTTCATTTGCCAAAGCCACGAACGCGGCTCTAGAGGCCATTCCTGCCGTGTCCTTCTCCAAGTCTTCAAAGCTTATGGGTCTCTTAGTCATTCCCGCTCCAATCGTAGTAATAAAAAATGTCTTCAAATAAAGAATTCAATATAGCAGCTCGTGGCACCGATGCGCAAAAAGAGCGTTTCGAATCCGAGCAATTGGATCAGCAGATCAAGCGGGTACAAACACCTGAATTCAGGAGAAGCCTCCAAGAATTACAGCTCCAGGCTGATGTCACCATAGAGGCACTAAAAGAGGAGTTGGCTCATCGACGCGATAGGTTTGCGCAGTTTATTATTGACCAAAAAGTTTCTCCTCATCCGGAGTTAAACTTAAAGCCGGATGGTGCTCGAAATGCGCCGGATTGGGAGCACCGGAACGAAATCAGAAGTGCGGTCGACAATAGGTACAAGCCTGAGCACAAGAAACAGATTGAGGAGAAACGTAAGGAACTTTACTCTGCCCTGCGTGCCGAAATCGAGTTAACGCTTAAAGATGAAAATGAACTTCAGAAAAGCGTCGCAGCGTCTAACTCAGATGAGTCAATATCCGAGGCAAAATCAAAACTTGAGCAAATCCGCGAGAACTCACGCGATATAACCCAGCGGCTAAATCGTCCGCGCGGCTTAGGAAAGGGCCGGTCACGATAGGATCATGTCTCGCGGATGTCGCGCAATAGCGCTCTAGAATCTTCTGATTTAAACTCAGGAGAACTTCTTTCAAGCCAAGCTGACCTGCGATTCAAGAATTCCAGTTGGCAGCGCCTGACAGCCTGAAGGTCAGCAGCTTTTACTCCTACTGGGCCACCAACTTTCAGGTAAGTGAGAAGCTCATTAAAAATCATATTATGGGCTGCATCGGCAGAACGGCCTTCGAAGAACGGAATGAGTTGAAAACGCCAGCAGCTTTCACAAAAATGATGATCTGAACTGTTCTGACTATGTGGAA
It includes:
- a CDS encoding type IV secretory system conjugative DNA transfer family protein: MLRAAWEVYQALETLQANKRAREQEERALESIEENRRVREALETLEASELLGSGRLGNLADAKQERMLDNAGLFLGALEGQPLFYNGDMHLLNYGMTRSGKGRDIVLPNLAHVFNRSLVVNDIKDGENAYASAEYRKSRGHRIVAINPYGKHGIPSFKLNPFQRIINKAQRGESVTEDALQLCMSLVPPKKEKDGWVAAGAQQILATWLEFNARFRPDSCTLSNMWRFVFKDFVETVTAILDCGDEALAGLAVKIVDLRESTDQWNAYESELTTALWNFRPDSPLAAVTDTSNFNPADMRHEKTTLYLIGDSDRLEACSSWVSLTVSAIVNACAQEPGPVPVTALIDELANLPYMAVIPKALTLYAGKGVQLWGFCQGRAALRSKGYTDHTIANFESQSGVLHMWLVTEPDLLRDIETWSGKTAVATRGINQSGGQVASASFSTTEHARPVLQSEDITAIGEGKQIVRTGKIGGTRLYIADRVPWFEVPRWKDALRDVREVHFGNN